Part of the Oerskovia paurometabola genome is shown below.
GGCTCGTGCTCCTGGTCACCGCAGCGAGCGGGGTCGTCGTCGCGGCGTCGGCCGCCGCGATCCTGCGCGACCCCACGCAGGCCGCCCGGACGGCGGTCGCCGAGGCGACCGGCGTGACGGACATGACGAGCGACATCGTCCTGACGCCGTGGCCCTACGTCGCCTGCGCGGTGGGCGTGCTCGTGGTCCTGGTGGCCCTCTGGACCGCCGTCTCGTCGCCGTCGTGGGGGCGTGTCTCCAACCGCCACGAGATCGTCCGCCCCGGGAGCGCGTCGTCGGGCACGACGGACCGCCCGGAGGCTTCGTCGACCGCGTCTGCGGGCGCCACGGCGGACGACGCCGCCGACCCCTCGGAGGGTGACGAGCCGGACGAGCAGGAGACGTGGGACTCGCTGACCCGCGGCGAGGACCCCACCGACCGCTGAACATCACGTCCTGCCAGCAGGAACAGACCGACCCGCGTCCGATAGGCTGGGCGCACATCTTGACGAAAGGCACATCCCCATGGCCGAGAAGCCGCAGACCACCGAGATCTCCTACCTGCCGCCGTCGGCACCTCCCACGAACCACGGGCACACCGTCGCGGCCTGGTTCACCATGATCGGCATCATCGTGGGCGCGGTCGTCGCAGGTGTCGCCGTCGCGATGGCCCAGGTGTGGCTCTTCTGGGTCGGCATGGTCGTCGTCGCCCTCGCCCTCGTCGGCGGTGGCGTGCTGCGCAACATGGGGTACGGCCAGCCGAAGCCCGGGGTCGCGCCCCGGACGACGACGCAGCACTGACCCCCCGGGCGAGAGCCCGGACGTGCCTCCACGCGCCGCGCACCATCTCCGGTGCGTGGCGCGTGCCGTACCACCGGCAGCAGACCCGGCATCGATCGGGCCGCGCAGCCGTCTCGTAGAGAGCAGGTCGCACCATGAGCTACCCACCCACCCCCCCGAACGACCCCTACCGCCCCGAGGGCGAGCAGCCCGGTGGCGAGCCGGTGGAGCCGCACGCCTCGGGGCAGACGCCCCCACCGGCTCCCGGGCACCCCGGCTACCCGACCTACCCCGGGCAGCCTGCGCAGCCCGGGTCGCCCTACGCGACGCCGACGGGGCAGCCTGCCCCGGGGCCGGTGCCCGGCGGCGAGCAGGGCGGTTACTCGTACCCGCCGCCCGTGCAGCCGCCCTACGGCGCACCCGCGCAGGCCCCGTACGGAGCCTCGCCGTACCCCGCTCCGGGGGGCTACGGCTACTTCCCCCGCAACGACCTGGGCATCTGGGCCCTCGTGCTGGGCATCGCGTCGTTCGTGCTGTCCTGCGGGTTCCTCACGGGCATCCCCGCCATCATCGTCGGCACGAAGGCCAAGCGCGCGGTCGAGGCCGGCGAGGCGAACAACGGCGGGCTCGCGCAGGCGGGTGTCATCCTCGGCTGGGTCGCGTCGGCGCTGTCGGTGCTCGTGATCGTCTTCTTCGTGATCGCGCTGGCGTTCGGGCTGGCGAACGCCGAGTTCGACTCGACGTACTACTGACGAGACCGACGAGCGGTGCGGGACGAGCGGGGAGCGCGGCGATGACGAGACCACCGGTGTCACCGGCTCCGTCGACGACGGCTCTCGCCGAGGCAGGCCGGCCGAGCAGGAGCGCCCTGCGCACGTCCCTCGCGGTCGGGGCGGGCGTGGCGGCAGGCACCGTCCTCCTCGCTCTCGTGGACCCGCACCAGGGTGGCTACCCGCTGTGCCCGCTGCTCGCCCTCACCGGGTGGGCGTGCCCTGCGTGCGGGGGCCTGCGCGCGACGCACGACCTCGCGACGGGAGACCTCGCGGGGGCGTGGGCCATGAACCCGCTCTGGGTGCTGGTCGTGCCGTTCCTCGTCGTCGCCTGGGCCCTGTGGGTCCGGCGGGCGTGGCGCGGCACGACCGCGAGGGCGGTCCCGCCGTGGGTCGGGGTCGTCGGGCTCGTGGTCCTCGTCGGGTTCGGGATCGCGCGGAACGTCCCCGTGATGGCACCGTTCCTGGGCCCGGTCTGAGGTCCTGGCAGGGGTGCGGGGCACGTCTCGCGGGGTGACACGTGTCCCTGGTCACTCTCGGGCGGCTCTACGATGGCAGGTATCTCCCTGTCAATGGTTCGCGGAGAGATGCTGCGGGTGACCCGTCACGGTCCCCGCGGACACGCGCGAGCCTCAGGTGGCACGGAGTCGACGACGAGCACGGGGAGATATCACATGACGGTTCTGGAGGACATCGTCGCGGGAGTCCGCGAGGACCTTGCGGAGCGCCAGGCGAGGACGACCCTGGACGAGCTGAAGGAGCGCGCCTCGCGTGTGCACGGGGCGCTCGACTGCATCAGCCGCCTCAAGGCCGAGGACGCCGTCGCCGTGATCGCCGAGGTCAAGCGTTCGAGCCCCAGCAAGGGTGACCTGGCGGCCATCGCCGACCCCGCGTCGCTCGCCTCGGAGTACGAGAAGGGCGGCGCTGCCGTCATCTCGGTGCTCACCGAGCAGCGGCGTTTCAACGGCAGCCTCGCGGACCTCGACGCCGTGCGGGGAAAGGTCGACATCCCGG
Proteins encoded:
- a CDS encoding Trp biosynthesis-associated membrane protein, whose product is MTAASGAAGGAGAGTGGSSAAARQPRSWRLARRSAILLLLVLGGGALAAAAPTWLRTTGATPLDPDVLVHVAGTSAAPGVGAGALVVVASALALGLVGRIGRWLVLLVTAASGVVVAASAAAILRDPTQAARTAVAEATGVTDMTSDIVLTPWPYVACAVGVLVVLVALWTAVSSPSWGRVSNRHEIVRPGSASSGTTDRPEASSTASAGATADDAADPSEGDEPDEQETWDSLTRGEDPTDR
- a CDS encoding HGxxPAAW family protein yields the protein MAEKPQTTEISYLPPSAPPTNHGHTVAAWFTMIGIIVGAVVAGVAVAMAQVWLFWVGMVVVALALVGGGVLRNMGYGQPKPGVAPRTTTQH
- a CDS encoding DUF4190 domain-containing protein translates to MSYPPTPPNDPYRPEGEQPGGEPVEPHASGQTPPPAPGHPGYPTYPGQPAQPGSPYATPTGQPAPGPVPGGEQGGYSYPPPVQPPYGAPAQAPYGASPYPAPGGYGYFPRNDLGIWALVLGIASFVLSCGFLTGIPAIIVGTKAKRAVEAGEANNGGLAQAGVILGWVASALSVLVIVFFVIALAFGLANAEFDSTYY
- a CDS encoding DUF2752 domain-containing protein gives rise to the protein MTRPPVSPAPSTTALAEAGRPSRSALRTSLAVGAGVAAGTVLLALVDPHQGGYPLCPLLALTGWACPACGGLRATHDLATGDLAGAWAMNPLWVLVVPFLVVAWALWVRRAWRGTTARAVPPWVGVVGLVVLVGFGIARNVPVMAPFLGPV